A genomic stretch from Deinococcus sp. YIM 134068 includes:
- a CDS encoding GAF domain-containing sensor histidine kinase has translation MTLPPFPPDFGTAPTARAFGAALAEFACRTVRAHGVQVWAVVGGSLTVVGEEGRGLGLSDGTLAARSLAHGGPLEEGMLACVPFGGGVLELVGADPAGMEALSGLAPLLVLALEGVQAREARRGQGRVAETVERLVRRLGGSLDLAEVLTATAESAALALGFGRAFVGLFSELGEDGARTGEIFTHGFDAAFTGGIGVGPVSLGRLMGRGEVILFEKTRDAGTPLAAGLAELDPEVALIAPLSARGRPLGLLYVDSRSPGARVTEDDTWLVLALAEQASLAIDNARLYAIETRKREAAEALREAGAALAGSLHLSDTLERLLERAVALFGADAAGVYKLQPDGRTLSIRSAVGLPSEYVLRVRAKVGAGVTGRAVERREIVAARDLNTAHLGGGSRYTRQLLAQGRYPYRGVVGLPLGTRAGVFGALTLYWTAPLPLDGDDLALTEVFAAQASLAIENARLYEEEQRREREAAVLLNVGRLLGEDQSDRALAEAARLATLALNAGRGLIALTGEAGTRCATFNLPAPTPAELSGLLSHLGRGPRPLARRHALPGAGSALIVPLRGTDGDEVLGFLYADDPGAEVPGDRVLHLARSVADQMALTLTRERLLAALAREEARYRQLAEGAHDLILSADPSGTVTYANPAATRLLAPLTGPLVGASLLALATPATRPALHAAWDAAHTRPAGGRAEIEVAGYRLEVRLSAVRPAGILHGVLTVARDLSELQTLADEIQRRGQALEAATSRTLELRSYLTLFTQAQEEERRRISRELHDDTAQVLVSTTRRVARLARELGGEQRARADDILGDLQQAIESVRRFARNLRPSVLDDLGLLPALEWLASQARTDTRLEISGAERRLPPALELTVFRLAQEALTNVDKHAHASSAAIRIAFDEGGVRVAVSDDGQGFTPGQAQARAQAGHLGLIGLRERVALAGGELEVDSEPGRGTTLRFRLPG, from the coding sequence ATGACCCTCCCCCCCTTCCCCCCCGACTTCGGCACCGCCCCCACCGCCCGCGCGTTCGGTGCGGCGCTGGCCGAGTTCGCGTGCCGGACGGTGCGGGCGCACGGGGTTCAGGTGTGGGCGGTGGTCGGCGGGTCCCTCACGGTGGTGGGGGAGGAGGGCCGGGGGCTGGGGCTGAGTGACGGGACGCTCGCGGCGCGGTCGCTGGCGCACGGGGGTCCGCTGGAGGAGGGGATGCTCGCCTGCGTGCCCTTCGGGGGCGGGGTGCTGGAACTCGTGGGGGCGGACCCGGCGGGGATGGAGGCGCTGAGCGGGCTGGCCCCGCTGCTGGTGCTGGCGCTGGAGGGCGTGCAGGCGCGGGAGGCGCGGCGCGGGCAGGGCCGGGTCGCGGAGACGGTGGAGCGGCTGGTGCGGCGGCTGGGCGGCAGCCTCGACCTCGCGGAGGTGCTGACCGCTACCGCCGAGAGCGCGGCCCTCGCGCTGGGCTTCGGGCGGGCCTTCGTGGGCCTGTTCAGCGAACTCGGGGAGGATGGGGCGCGGACCGGGGAGATTTTCACCCACGGCTTCGACGCGGCCTTCACGGGCGGGATCGGGGTGGGGCCGGTGTCCCTCGGGCGGCTGATGGGCCGGGGCGAGGTCATCCTCTTTGAAAAGACGCGGGACGCGGGCACCCCCCTCGCGGCAGGGCTGGCGGAGCTGGACCCGGAGGTGGCCCTCATCGCGCCGCTGTCCGCGCGGGGCCGTCCGCTGGGTCTCCTATACGTGGACAGCCGCTCGCCGGGTGCCCGCGTGACCGAGGACGACACGTGGCTGGTCCTCGCGCTCGCGGAGCAGGCTTCTCTGGCGATAGACAACGCCCGCCTGTACGCCATCGAGACGCGCAAGCGGGAGGCCGCCGAGGCGTTGCGTGAGGCGGGGGCGGCGCTCGCGGGCAGCCTGCATCTCAGCGACACGCTGGAGCGGCTGCTAGAGCGGGCGGTCGCCCTCTTCGGCGCGGACGCGGCGGGCGTCTACAAGCTGCAACCCGACGGGCGGACCCTCAGCATCCGCAGCGCGGTCGGGCTGCCGAGTGAGTACGTGCTGCGTGTGCGGGCGAAGGTGGGCGCGGGGGTCACGGGCCGGGCGGTGGAGCGCCGGGAGATCGTCGCGGCCCGCGATCTGAACACCGCTCACCTCGGCGGGGGAAGCCGCTACACCCGGCAGCTTCTCGCGCAGGGGCGCTACCCGTACCGGGGCGTCGTCGGCCTGCCGCTGGGCACCCGCGCCGGGGTCTTCGGGGCGCTGACCCTGTACTGGACCGCGCCGCTGCCGCTGGACGGGGACGACCTCGCCCTGACCGAGGTGTTCGCCGCGCAGGCCAGCCTTGCCATCGAGAACGCCCGGCTGTACGAGGAGGAGCAGCGCCGCGAGCGGGAGGCCGCCGTGCTCCTCAACGTCGGGCGGCTGCTCGGCGAGGACCAGAGCGACCGCGCCCTGGCCGAGGCCGCGCGGCTCGCCACCCTCGCGCTGAATGCCGGGCGCGGATTGATCGCCCTCACCGGGGAGGCGGGGACCCGCTGCGCGACCTTCAACCTGCCCGCGCCCACGCCCGCCGAGCTGTCGGGGCTGCTCTCGCACCTCGGGCGTGGCCCCCGGCCCCTCGCGCGGCGTCACGCCCTGCCGGGGGCGGGAAGTGCCCTGATCGTGCCCCTGCGCGGGACGGACGGCGACGAGGTGCTCGGCTTCCTCTACGCCGATGACCCCGGTGCCGAGGTGCCGGGCGACCGGGTGCTCCACCTCGCCCGCAGCGTGGCCGACCAGATGGCGCTGACGCTGACCCGCGAGAGATTGCTCGCCGCCCTCGCCCGCGAGGAGGCCCGCTACCGCCAGCTCGCGGAGGGGGCACACGACCTCATCCTCAGCGCCGATCCCTCGGGGACCGTCACCTACGCGAACCCCGCCGCGACCCGGCTGCTCGCGCCGCTGACCGGGCCGCTCGTCGGGGCATCTCTGCTGGCCCTCGCCACGCCCGCGACCCGGCCCGCCCTGCACGCCGCCTGGGACGCCGCCCACACCCGCCCCGCCGGGGGCCGCGCCGAGATCGAGGTGGCGGGCTACCGCCTGGAGGTGCGCCTGAGCGCCGTGCGTCCGGCGGGCATCCTGCATGGGGTCCTAACCGTCGCCCGCGACCTCTCCGAACTCCAGACCCTCGCCGACGAGATTCAGCGGCGGGGGCAGGCGCTGGAGGCCGCCACGAGCCGCACGCTGGAGCTGCGGAGCTACCTCACCCTCTTCACGCAGGCGCAGGAGGAGGAACGCCGCCGCATCAGCCGCGAACTCCACGACGACACGGCGCAGGTCCTCGTGTCCACCACCCGCCGCGTCGCCCGCCTCGCCCGCGAGCTGGGCGGCGAGCAGCGCGCCCGCGCCGACGACATCCTCGGGGACCTCCAGCAGGCCATCGAGAGCGTGCGCCGCTTCGCCCGCAACCTGCGCCCCAGCGTGCTCGACGACCTCGGCCTCCTCCCGGCCCTCGAATGGCTCGCGTCGCAGGCGCGCACCGACACCCGGCTGGAGATCAGCGGGGCCGAGCGGAGGTTGCCGCCCGCCCTCGAACTCACCGTGTTCCGGCTGGCGCAGGAGGCCCTGACGAACGTGGACAAGCACGCCCACGCCTCAAGCGCCGCCATCCGGATCGCCTTCGATGAGGGCGGCGTGCGCGTGGCGGTGAGCGACGACGGGCAGGGCTTCACGCCGGGGCAGGCGCAGGCCCGCGCGCAGGCGGGGCACCTCGGCCTCATCGGCCTGCGCGAGCGCGTGGCCCTCGCCGGGGGGGAGCTGGAGGTGGACAGCGAGCCGGGGCGGGGGACGACGCTGAGATTCAGGCTGCCGGGGTAA